Part of the Bacillota bacterium genome, TAAAGATTCCCATGACTCTTCATTGGTCTCGGCCAACTCTTTCAATTTCTGAGTGCCTTCTTCAATCTTTTTTTCCAAAACCTTAATCTGCTCAGGCATGTTTTTGAAAGCTTCAGCCCCCGCTGCTCCAGCCTTCTTTTTCAAATCTTTAACCTCTTCAACCCAGCCTTCCAACTGCTTTTGCAGATATTTGCGATAGCTATCTTTGTCTTCCACAATTCTCACCTCTATTATGTAATTTAGCTATTCTCCCAAAACATTAAACAATCTTCACGCTTCTGAGTTAATTATATAGCATTTTTGATAAATTTTATTTTTCAATACGCCCGAATGCATCCAGAAATAATAGTGCTTTCAGAGTCAGTATAGCTTTCCAGTTATTCCATGAATCCCTTAATTCATCTTCATAATATTGCCTATTTAGCTTTCCACAGTAAAAATTTTTCCCTTCAATTATTTTATAAAAATATTTTATAAAAAACTATTGACTAATTTCATAAAATATATTATATAGTAAATAGGTTTATAATATAAAGTTAAAAGGGTGAGTCAAGTGGATAATAAACCTCAGGAACTGAAAGAAGTTATTGCTGACCTGCAGTTGATCAAGGAAGCCATCATCAAAAGCGACAGTATATTCAATTTTATTGATATCCGGAAAGCAGTTAGAAGCGTTACACTCATTGCGGGACTAATCATAGCCTTTTTTGCTGTTGTATCATACTACCTGGGTGAATACTACGAATCCTTTGGAGC contains:
- a CDS encoding coiled coil domain-containing protein translates to MEDKDSYRKYLQKQLEGWVEEVKDLKKKAGAAGAEAFKNMPEQIKVLEKKIEEGTQKLKELAETNEESWESLKDGFESAWKSLSAGFKEAADKFKWEKDED